A region from the Simiduia sp. 21SJ11W-1 genome encodes:
- a CDS encoding ABC transporter ATP-binding protein: MSNIEPVLSCVDLCKSYSQGPSVVQVLKSVAFQLRPGERVAIVGSSGSGKSTLLNLLGGLDTPTQGSVMLAGKPLSELSDNARGRLRNQHLGFVYQFHHLLPEFSARENVEIPMRIAKMPATTYRARAETLLAQVGLAHRLDHKPSELSGGERQRVAIARALAMQPACVLMDEPTGNLDAENAEAIQALMLSLSQEHGLAFVVVTHDMALAERMDQVLLLEKGSLRAHP, translated from the coding sequence ATGAGTAATATTGAACCCGTTTTATCCTGTGTCGATCTCTGCAAGTCATACAGCCAGGGCCCGAGCGTTGTTCAGGTGCTTAAGTCTGTAGCCTTTCAATTGCGCCCGGGTGAGCGCGTGGCCATTGTAGGTTCCTCGGGTTCAGGTAAATCTACGTTACTGAATTTATTAGGAGGGCTGGATACGCCCACGCAGGGCTCGGTGATGCTCGCAGGCAAGCCCTTGTCTGAGCTTTCCGATAATGCTCGCGGGCGCTTGCGCAATCAGCATTTGGGGTTTGTGTATCAATTTCATCATTTGTTGCCGGAATTCAGTGCCCGTGAAAATGTAGAAATTCCCATGCGCATAGCCAAGATGCCGGCCACTACTTATCGCGCGCGTGCAGAAACCTTGCTCGCTCAGGTGGGCCTTGCGCACAGGCTGGATCACAAGCCCTCGGAACTTTCAGGCGGTGAGCGCCAACGCGTGGCAATTGCCAGGGCGTTAGCCATGCAACCTGCATGCGTGTTAATGGATGAACCCACCGGCAATCTGGATGCAGAAAATGCCGAGGCAATTCAGGCCTTGATGTTGTCTTTAAGCCAAGAGCATGGCCTTGCGTTTGTGGTGGTCACCCATGATATGGCACTGGCCGAACGAATGGATCAAGTGTTGTTGCTGGAAAAGGGCAGCCTAAGGGCGCACCCATGA